In Bacteriovorax sp. PP10, the genomic window CCGGGCTCGGGTAACGTCTGAATAGTTCTTCAGTGACCGGTTTTGGTTGTCCGCCAATTTCCTTAAATCTCATCAGCTCAAGTGTGAAATGGTGAGCGATAATAAAGATCTTAGAAAGATCAGGGAGCTTTTCGATGGCATTTGAGAAGCCTTTTCCGTTAAAGGCACCGTGATGATGGCGAATGATTTCATCGGCCCCCAGCGGCGCTTCAGGATGGTTTTTGATCAATTGAGAAGCCTCGTTAGCGTGGTTGAACACCAGGTCCCAGTCTTCTTCAGACAAGTGGGCCTTTTCTAGTTCTTCAAAGGAGTTGATCTTTGCCAGGTCTTCTCGTTCTGTCAGCATGATGTCGTGAAAGAAAGAAGCAAAGGCGATTTTTTCAAAGGCCAGAGGATCACTGAACTTTAAGTTCTTCACCATTTCAGAGGCCACGACAGAAGTCATATGGCTTTTTTGGTAAAGAGGTCCGGTCTTTGAGTTGATAACTTTATGAAGTAGCCCCGACATTTCTGGAGACTTCTGAAAATTCTTAATCATATTTTCAATGATGGTGTCAGTTAACTGGATGGTCTCGCTGTTAAAGCCCAACGTCACAATTTCTTTTGTGGCTATATCGAAAGACTCTCCCATGACTTGAATTTTTTGTACTTCATCGATTCCCGGTGCTTCGATTTTATCAACCAGGCGGTTGGATAAAAAGATCGTAAAGTTTCTATGGTGCTCTTTAGGAATATAGAAAAACTCCAGGCCTTGTTCCTGGTATCTTTGAATCAGTTCCAGGGAGATCGCGTCTCCGTTATGAATCCTTTTTACGAACTGGAATTCAGTCGGAGATTTTTTAATACGAATAAAGACATCGCAGTTAATTGAATCGAGATTGAAAAAATATCTTACCGGGATAGAGACGTAGTCAGGCACGGCCTTTCTCGCCAGAACCTCTTCATTGATCCCTAGAATCTTCGCCGTTGTCTGGATGACTTTTTCCCAGTCAGTATTGCTGG contains:
- a CDS encoding HD-GYP domain-containing protein; the encoded protein is MAQVILIESNKTMNDLISVNLTTYLGVDLIHRTNAQDALNLLAILPSIDLIITNSFVDGEDSANMINDYLIENQLDIGLIVLGGKTNKSSEHTVHIPSNTDWEKVIQTTAKILGINEEVLARKAVPDYVSIPVRYFFNLDSINCDVFIRIKKSPTEFQFVKRIHNGDAISLELIQRYQEQGLEFFYIPKEHHRNFTIFLSNRLVDKIEAPGIDEVQKIQVMGESFDIATKEIVTLGFNSETIQLTDTIIENMIKNFQKSPEMSGLLHKVINSKTGPLYQKSHMTSVVASEMVKNLKFSDPLAFEKIAFASFFHDIMLTEREDLAKINSFEELEKAHLSEEDWDLVFNHANEASQLIKNHPEAPLGADEIIRHHHGAFNGKGFSNAIEKLPDLSKIFIIAHHFTLELMRFKEIGGQPKPVTEELFRRYPSPDAALIIKALERTLKKKK